One stretch of Streptomyces sp. A2-16 DNA includes these proteins:
- a CDS encoding kelch motif-containing protein: MAYQPSQKTKRTVLGIGGLAILAGLNAPAALDFAGERYHAYRIAQPEYRAKYGSWRQIDIPEEYRTNAIHAALLHTGKVLIVAGSGNEQSKFDEGSFDTVLWDPKADTFKKIPTPDDFFCSGHAQLPDGRLLVAGGTARYELLDSEVDRAGGGMRVKNENPDKAVFLKKGTRFRSPAGVEYVSRFDVTVPKAKRTQKITYNRAGVMQPWQTKVTASEVRVFVEAAEKGPMSVTEKRAQYEVVGLKGKDADNTYGLSEKITMDKQDFQGIRAAYEFDPRAERYVPVDPMAKARWYPTLVGLDDGRVLAVSGLDDVGVIDPGDNEIYDPRTKKWSPGPKRYFPTYPALFLTKGGKLFYPASNAGYGPADQGREPGLWDLRTNTFHKVPGLRDSDATETSASLLLPPAQDQKVMILGGGGVGESKKSTPRTAVVDLKKDNPVFKDGPNLPQGTRYLNSVIMPDDTVFTANGSEDYRGRSASNILKAQFYDPKGNVFRAAASPTVGRNYHSEALLLPDGRVATFGSDPLFDDQQNTKLGHFEQRMEIFTPPALHRNATDRPVLKAGPQLLDAHHRATYRTDHPERIVAARLMRPSAVTHTTDVEQRSIALGLTRSPDSVTVEVPRDRSLVPPGWYMLFVTDADGTPSEAKWIQVK; the protein is encoded by the coding sequence ATGGCGTACCAGCCGTCCCAGAAGACCAAGAGAACCGTCCTCGGCATCGGCGGCCTCGCGATCCTCGCCGGGCTCAACGCCCCGGCCGCGCTGGACTTCGCGGGCGAGAGGTACCACGCGTACCGGATCGCCCAGCCCGAGTACCGGGCGAAGTACGGCAGTTGGCGGCAGATCGACATCCCCGAGGAGTACCGCACCAACGCCATCCACGCGGCGCTCCTGCACACCGGCAAGGTGCTGATCGTCGCGGGCTCCGGGAACGAGCAGAGCAAGTTCGACGAGGGCTCCTTCGACACCGTCCTGTGGGACCCGAAGGCGGACACCTTCAAGAAGATCCCCACTCCGGACGACTTCTTCTGCTCCGGGCACGCCCAACTCCCGGACGGCAGGCTCCTGGTGGCCGGAGGCACCGCCCGCTACGAGCTCCTCGACAGCGAGGTCGACCGGGCCGGCGGCGGCATGCGCGTCAAGAACGAGAACCCCGACAAGGCGGTGTTCCTGAAGAAGGGCACCCGCTTCCGCTCGCCCGCCGGAGTCGAGTACGTCAGCAGGTTCGACGTCACCGTGCCCAAGGCCAAGCGCACCCAGAAGATCACCTACAACCGGGCCGGGGTGATGCAGCCCTGGCAGACCAAGGTGACCGCGAGCGAGGTGCGGGTCTTCGTCGAGGCCGCGGAGAAGGGGCCGATGTCGGTCACCGAGAAGCGGGCGCAGTACGAGGTCGTCGGCCTCAAGGGCAAGGACGCCGACAACACGTACGGGCTGAGCGAGAAGATCACCATGGACAAGCAGGACTTCCAGGGGATCCGCGCCGCCTACGAGTTCGACCCGCGCGCCGAGCGGTACGTCCCGGTCGACCCGATGGCCAAGGCCCGCTGGTACCCGACCCTGGTCGGTCTCGACGACGGCCGCGTCCTCGCCGTCTCCGGCCTCGACGACGTCGGCGTGATCGACCCCGGCGACAACGAGATCTACGACCCGAGGACCAAGAAGTGGTCCCCGGGCCCCAAGCGCTACTTCCCGACCTATCCCGCGCTCTTCCTCACCAAGGGCGGCAAGCTCTTCTACCCGGCCTCCAACGCCGGTTACGGCCCCGCCGACCAGGGCCGCGAGCCGGGCCTGTGGGACCTGAGGACCAACACGTTCCACAAGGTGCCCGGCCTCAGGGACTCCGACGCGACCGAGACGTCCGCTTCGCTGTTGCTTCCGCCCGCGCAGGACCAGAAGGTGATGATCCTCGGCGGCGGAGGTGTCGGCGAGTCGAAGAAGTCGACCCCGCGCACGGCCGTCGTCGACCTGAAGAAGGACAACCCCGTCTTCAAGGACGGCCCCAACCTCCCGCAGGGCACGCGCTACCTGAACAGCGTGATCATGCCCGACGACACCGTCTTCACCGCGAACGGCTCCGAGGACTACCGCGGCCGCAGCGCCAGCAACATCCTCAAGGCCCAGTTCTACGACCCCAAGGGCAATGTCTTCCGGGCGGCCGCGTCCCCCACGGTGGGCCGCAACTACCACTCGGAAGCGCTGCTGCTGCCGGACGGAAGGGTCGCCACCTTCGGCTCCGACCCCCTCTTCGACGACCAGCAGAACACCAAGCTGGGCCACTTCGAGCAGCGCATGGAGATCTTCACCCCGCCCGCCCTGCACCGGAACGCCACCGACAGGCCCGTGCTGAAGGCGGGTCCGCAGCTGCTGGACGCACACCACCGGGCGACCTACCGCACCGATCACCCCGAACGGATCGTCGCGGCCCGGCTGATGCGGCCCAGCGCGGTCACCCACACCACCGACGTCGAGCAGCGCTCCATCGCACTCGGCCTGACCAGGAGCCCGGACTCGGTGACCGTGGAGGTGCCGAGGGACCGGTCCCTCGTACCGCCCGGCTGGTACATGCTGTTCGTGACGGATGCCGACGGCACACCGTCCGAGGCGAAGTGGATCCAGGTCAAGTGA
- a CDS encoding glycoside hydrolase family 6 protein, with amino-acid sequence MPRLIHTLAALAVLGLAAGCSSAPDIGEASVAGAASEKASAAQPFWVDPASSAAQQIELWRRQGRTEDAALLRRIADEPAALWPAGEIDPAPMIKAATASASQEGRTALFVAYNIPHRDCGQHSAGGAADADAYRAWIGKFAEALGGAKALVVLEPDAVAHLVDGCTPAGYAPERERLLSEAVTRLKQQPRTKVYLDAGNPAWIREPDRLVGPLTRAGVAHADGFSLNVSNFQTDAVTRKYGLRLSAGLGGKHFVVDSSRNGNGPLPGAWCNPPGRALGTRPTTDTGEPALDAYLWIKRPGESDGTCEGGPDAGRWWPEYALGLAANSRR; translated from the coding sequence ATGCCCCGGCTGATCCACACCCTCGCGGCGCTCGCGGTGCTCGGGCTCGCGGCGGGCTGTTCGTCCGCGCCCGACATCGGCGAGGCCTCCGTCGCCGGCGCGGCCTCCGAGAAGGCGAGCGCCGCCCAGCCGTTCTGGGTCGACCCGGCGAGCTCGGCCGCCCAGCAGATCGAGCTGTGGCGGCGCCAGGGCCGTACCGAGGACGCCGCTCTGCTGCGGCGGATCGCCGACGAGCCGGCCGCGCTGTGGCCGGCCGGCGAGATCGACCCGGCCCCGATGATCAAGGCGGCCACCGCCTCGGCGTCCCAGGAAGGGCGTACGGCGCTGTTCGTGGCGTACAACATCCCGCACCGCGACTGCGGTCAGCACTCGGCGGGCGGGGCCGCGGACGCGGACGCCTACCGGGCCTGGATCGGGAAGTTCGCCGAGGCGCTCGGCGGGGCGAAGGCGCTGGTGGTGCTGGAGCCGGACGCGGTGGCGCACCTCGTGGACGGCTGCACCCCGGCCGGGTACGCGCCCGAGCGGGAGCGGTTGCTGAGCGAGGCGGTCACCCGGCTCAAGCAGCAGCCGCGCACGAAGGTGTACCTGGACGCGGGCAACCCGGCCTGGATCCGGGAGCCGGACAGGCTGGTCGGGCCGCTCACGCGCGCGGGCGTCGCGCACGCCGACGGGTTCTCCCTGAACGTCTCCAACTTCCAGACGGACGCGGTCACCAGGAAGTACGGCCTCCGGCTCTCCGCCGGCCTCGGCGGCAAGCACTTCGTCGTCGACAGCAGCCGCAACGGCAACGGGCCGCTGCCCGGCGCCTGGTGCAACCCGCCCGGCCGGGCCCTCGGCACCCGCCCCACCACCGACACCGGCGAGCCCGCCCTCGACGCCTATCTGTGGATCAAGCGGCCCGGCGAGTCGGACGGCACCTGCGAGGGCGGCCCCGACGCCGGCCGGTGGTGGCCCGAGTACGCCCTGGGACTCGCCGCCAACTCCCGCCGCTGA
- a CDS encoding MarR family transcriptional regulator has translation MPKPLSLPFDPIARADELWKQRWGNVPSMAAITSIMRAHQILLAEVDAVVKPYGLTFARYEALVLLNFSKAGELPMSKIGERLMVHPTSVTNTVDRLVKSGLVDKRPNPNDGRGTLASITEKGREAVEAATRDLMAMDFGLGVYDAEECAEIFAMLRPLRVAARDFDED, from the coding sequence GTGCCGAAGCCGCTCAGTCTTCCCTTCGACCCCATCGCCCGCGCCGACGAGCTCTGGAAGCAGCGCTGGGGAAACGTGCCGTCCATGGCCGCGATCACGTCGATCATGCGTGCGCACCAGATCCTGCTCGCCGAGGTCGACGCGGTGGTCAAGCCGTACGGGCTGACGTTCGCACGGTACGAGGCGCTGGTGCTGCTCAACTTCTCCAAGGCGGGCGAGCTGCCGATGTCGAAGATCGGCGAGCGGCTCATGGTGCATCCGACGTCCGTCACCAACACGGTGGACCGGCTCGTGAAGTCGGGGCTGGTCGACAAGCGGCCCAACCCCAACGACGGCCGCGGCACCCTGGCTTCCATCACCGAAAAGGGCCGCGAGGCCGTCGAGGCCGCCACGCGGGACCTCATGGCGATGGACTTCGGGCTCGGCGTCTACGACGCGGAGGAGTGCGCGGAGATCTTCGCGATGCTGCGGCCGCTGAGGGTGGCCGCGCGGGACTTCGACGAGGACTGA
- a CDS encoding DUF3817 domain-containing protein, with amino-acid sequence MKKSVLTRYRVLAYVTGVLLVLLCLSMIAKYGLDIDGAADFTRVVAIAHGWLYVVYLVFAFDLGSKAKWPVAKQLWVLLAGTIPTAAFFVERKISHELEGKLTDGTPAPVKA; translated from the coding sequence ATGAAAAAGAGCGTGCTGACCCGCTACCGCGTCCTGGCCTACGTCACCGGTGTGCTGCTGGTCCTGCTGTGCCTGAGCATGATCGCCAAGTACGGCCTCGACATCGACGGTGCCGCGGACTTCACCCGCGTCGTCGCGATCGCGCACGGCTGGCTGTACGTCGTCTACCTCGTCTTCGCCTTCGACCTGGGCTCCAAGGCGAAGTGGCCGGTCGCCAAGCAGCTGTGGGTCCTGCTCGCCGGGACGATTCCCACCGCCGCCTTCTTCGTGGAGCGGAAGATCAGCCACGAGCTGGAGGGCAAGCTCACCGACGGGACTCCGGCGCCCGTCAAGGCGTAA
- a CDS encoding methylmalonyl-CoA mutase family protein, with protein sequence MDADAIEEGRRRWQARYDASRRREADFTTLSGDPVEPVYGPRPGDAYEGFERIGWPGEYPFTRGLYPTGYRGRTWTIRQFAGFGNAEQTNERYRKILGAGGGGLSVAFDMPTLMGRDSDDPRSLGEVGHCGVAVDSAADMEVLFRDIPLGDVTTSMTISGPAVPVFCMYLVAAERQGVDPSVLNGTLQTDIFKEYIAQKEWLFKPEPHLRLIGDLMEYCAAGIPDYKPLSVSGYHIREAGSTAAQELAYTLADGFGYVELGLSRGLDVDVFAPGLSFFFDAHLDFFEEIAKFRAARRIWARWMRDVYGARSEKAQWLRFHTQTAGVSLTAQQPYNNVVRTAVEALAAVLGGTNSLHTNALDETLALPSEQAAEIALRTQQVLMEETGVANVADPLGGSWFVEQLTDRIEADAEKIFEQIRERGLRAHPDGRHPVGPITSGILRGIEDGWFTGEIAESAFRYQQALEKGQKRVVGVNVHHGSVTGDLEILRVSHEVEREQVRVLAGRRAERDESAVGIALEAMLAAARDGSNMIEPMLTAVRAEATLGEICGVLRDEWGTYTEPPGF encoded by the coding sequence ATGGACGCTGACGCCATCGAAGAGGGCCGCCGACGGTGGCAGGCCCGGTACGACGCCTCGCGCAGGCGGGAGGCGGACTTCACCACGCTCTCCGGTGATCCCGTGGAGCCGGTGTACGGGCCACGGCCGGGCGACGCGTACGAGGGTTTCGAGCGGATCGGGTGGCCGGGGGAGTACCCCTTCACGCGCGGGCTGTATCCGACCGGCTACCGGGGGCGGACCTGGACCATCCGGCAGTTCGCCGGGTTCGGGAACGCCGAACAGACCAACGAGCGGTACCGCAAGATCCTCGGCGCCGGCGGTGGCGGCCTCTCGGTCGCCTTCGACATGCCGACGCTGATGGGCCGGGACTCCGACGACCCCCGCTCGCTCGGCGAGGTCGGGCACTGCGGGGTGGCCGTCGACTCCGCGGCCGACATGGAGGTCCTGTTCCGGGACATCCCCCTGGGTGACGTGACGACGTCCATGACGATCAGCGGGCCGGCCGTGCCCGTCTTCTGCATGTACCTGGTCGCGGCCGAACGGCAGGGCGTGGATCCCTCCGTCCTCAACGGCACGCTCCAGACGGACATCTTCAAGGAGTACATCGCGCAGAAGGAGTGGCTCTTCAAGCCCGAGCCGCACCTGCGCCTCATCGGCGACCTGATGGAGTACTGCGCGGCCGGCATCCCCGATTACAAGCCGCTGTCCGTCTCCGGGTACCACATCCGCGAGGCCGGTTCGACGGCCGCGCAGGAGCTGGCGTACACGCTCGCGGACGGGTTCGGGTACGTGGAGCTGGGGCTGTCGCGCGGACTGGACGTCGACGTGTTCGCGCCCGGGCTCTCCTTCTTCTTCGACGCCCACCTCGACTTCTTCGAGGAGATCGCCAAGTTCCGCGCGGCTCGGCGCATTTGGGCGCGGTGGATGCGGGACGTGTACGGCGCGCGGTCCGAGAAGGCGCAGTGGCTGCGGTTCCACACCCAGACCGCGGGGGTCTCCCTGACCGCGCAGCAGCCGTACAACAACGTCGTCCGTACGGCCGTGGAGGCGCTCGCGGCGGTTCTGGGCGGGACCAACTCGCTGCACACCAACGCCCTGGACGAGACGCTCGCGCTCCCCTCCGAGCAGGCCGCGGAGATCGCGCTGCGCACCCAGCAGGTGCTCATGGAGGAGACCGGGGTGGCCAACGTGGCCGATCCGCTGGGCGGTTCGTGGTTCGTCGAGCAGTTGACGGACCGGATCGAGGCCGACGCGGAGAAGATCTTCGAGCAGATCAGGGAGCGGGGGCTCCGGGCGCATCCCGACGGGCGGCATCCCGTCGGGCCCATCACCTCCGGCATCCTGCGCGGCATCGAGGACGGCTGGTTCACGGGCGAGATCGCCGAGTCGGCCTTCCGCTACCAACAGGCCCTGGAGAAGGGCCAGAAGAGGGTCGTGGGCGTGAACGTCCACCACGGGTCGGTCACCGGGGACCTGGAGATCCTGCGGGTGAGCCACGAGGTGGAGCGGGAGCAGGTGCGGGTGCTGGCCGGGCGGCGGGCGGAGCGGGACGAAAGCGCCGTAGGCATCGCCCTGGAGGCCATGCTCGCCGCCGCGCGGGACGGGTCCAACATGATCGAGCCGATGCTGACCGCGGTGCGGGCGGAGGCGACCCTGGGGGAGATCTGCGGGGTGCTGCGGGACGAGTGGGGGACGTACACAGAACCGCCTGGGTTCTGA
- a CDS encoding TetR/AcrR family transcriptional regulator, producing the protein MQSSTPAPRATGRPRSAAADTAILAATRAALVELGWSKLTLGDVATRAGVAKTTLYRRWAGKNELVVDAVAELFDELELPDSGTLAADIEGVVLQFAAILARPEAKNGLMAVVAESCRDDALRERIRSSIVDRQKRLVLEGRERAQARGELPPEADPAEAARTVDLIFDMVAGAVVHRTLVSAEPADEAWVHGFTQVLLTGLAAATPE; encoded by the coding sequence ATGCAGAGCAGCACCCCCGCCCCGCGCGCCACAGGACGCCCGCGCAGCGCCGCCGCGGACACCGCGATCCTCGCGGCGACGAGGGCGGCGCTGGTGGAGCTGGGCTGGTCGAAGCTCACGCTGGGAGATGTGGCTACCCGTGCGGGGGTCGCGAAAACCACCCTCTACCGCCGCTGGGCCGGCAAGAACGAACTCGTCGTCGACGCGGTGGCCGAGCTCTTCGACGAACTGGAACTCCCCGACAGCGGGACCCTCGCCGCCGACATCGAGGGCGTGGTGCTGCAGTTCGCGGCGATCCTGGCGCGCCCGGAGGCGAAGAACGGCCTGATGGCGGTGGTCGCGGAGTCGTGCCGCGACGACGCGCTGCGCGAGCGCATCCGCTCGTCGATCGTCGACCGCCAGAAACGGCTGGTCCTCGAAGGCCGGGAACGCGCCCAGGCCCGCGGCGAGCTCCCTCCGGAGGCGGACCCCGCGGAGGCGGCCCGCACGGTCGACCTGATCTTCGACATGGTGGCGGGGGCGGTGGTCCACCGGACGCTGGTCAGCGCGGAACCGGCGGACGAGGCGTGGGTGCACGGCTTCACCCAGGTGCTGCTGACGGGGCTCGCGGCGGCGACCCCCGAGTGA
- a CDS encoding tetratricopeptide repeat protein has product MQPRNMSMSGVVDLAAVKAAQEAKAKAEQARAEAARQGGGPGAVSPADLVIDVDEAGFERDVLQRSTEVPVVIDFWAEWCEPCKQLSPVLEQLVVEYNGRLLLAKIDVDANQMLMQQFGVQGIPAVFAVVAGQALPLFQGAAGKEQIQQTLDQLVQVAEQRFGLTGLTVDPDADPGAAPQPAAVPAGPYDALLEAAVHALDAGDFGGAVQAYKNVLSDDPGNSEAKLGLAQAELLQRVQSLDPQQTRKDAAEKPGDAQAQIAAADLDLVGGHVEDAFGRLIDTVQRTAGDERDTVRIRLLELFEVVGADDPRVSAARRALSRALF; this is encoded by the coding sequence ATGCAGCCACGGAACATGTCCATGAGCGGAGTCGTCGACCTCGCCGCGGTGAAGGCGGCCCAGGAGGCCAAGGCGAAGGCGGAGCAGGCGCGCGCCGAAGCGGCCCGTCAGGGCGGCGGCCCCGGTGCCGTCTCTCCGGCCGATCTCGTCATCGACGTAGACGAGGCGGGCTTCGAGCGCGATGTCCTGCAGCGGTCCACCGAGGTCCCGGTCGTCATCGACTTCTGGGCCGAGTGGTGCGAGCCGTGCAAGCAGCTGAGCCCGGTGCTGGAGCAGCTCGTCGTCGAGTACAACGGCCGCCTGCTCCTCGCCAAGATCGACGTCGACGCCAACCAGATGCTGATGCAGCAGTTCGGGGTGCAGGGCATCCCGGCCGTGTTCGCCGTCGTCGCCGGACAGGCCCTGCCGCTCTTCCAGGGCGCGGCCGGCAAGGAGCAGATCCAGCAGACCCTGGACCAGCTGGTGCAGGTCGCCGAGCAGCGCTTCGGGCTGACCGGTCTCACGGTCGACCCGGACGCCGACCCCGGCGCCGCTCCGCAGCCCGCAGCCGTGCCCGCGGGACCGTACGACGCGCTCCTCGAAGCCGCCGTACACGCCCTCGACGCAGGGGACTTCGGCGGTGCTGTCCAGGCGTACAAGAACGTGCTGAGCGACGACCCCGGCAACAGCGAGGCCAAACTGGGTCTCGCCCAGGCCGAGTTGCTCCAGCGGGTGCAGAGCCTGGACCCGCAGCAGACGCGCAAGGACGCGGCCGAGAAGCCGGGTGACGCGCAGGCGCAGATCGCCGCCGCCGACCTGGATCTCGTCGGCGGACATGTCGAGGACGCGTTCGGGCGGCTCATCGACACCGTGCAGCGCACGGCGGGTGATGAGCGGGACACCGTACGGATTCGGCTACTTGAGCTCTTCGAGGTGGTCGGCGCCGACGATCCCCGGGTGTCGGCCGCGCGCCGGGCGCTGTCCCGCGCCCTGTTCTGA
- a CDS encoding DUF6230 family protein gives MESQVRGGTRWKRFAVVMVPSVAAAACVGVGLAQGALAASFSVSGQEFKVKAGHLEGQGFAQYGGIDTGYTSTDGKNKGAVHPVAISSFRTAQITNMCQSVKTEIPLIGKTIYLRLDAGPDANHKVEAENLYIDVAQLDADATFKNIDIGVAAQDTAKSKGGKGPEIKAGDNVLPGGFGQQAESADLTNVEQTAWATTAGTFKLSGLKMRLGTSSTMECF, from the coding sequence ATGGAGTCCCAGGTGCGTGGCGGGACCAGATGGAAGCGCTTCGCTGTGGTCATGGTGCCCAGCGTCGCCGCGGCCGCATGTGTGGGTGTCGGGCTGGCGCAGGGTGCGCTCGCCGCGTCGTTCAGCGTGTCCGGCCAGGAGTTCAAGGTGAAGGCCGGCCACCTCGAGGGCCAGGGCTTCGCCCAGTACGGCGGCATCGACACCGGTTACACGTCGACCGACGGCAAGAACAAGGGTGCGGTGCACCCGGTCGCGATCTCGTCGTTCCGTACGGCGCAGATCACGAACATGTGCCAGTCGGTCAAGACCGAGATCCCGCTCATAGGCAAGACGATCTACCTTCGTCTTGACGCGGGTCCGGACGCGAACCACAAGGTCGAGGCCGAGAACCTCTACATCGACGTCGCCCAGCTCGACGCCGACGCGACGTTCAAGAACATCGACATCGGTGTTGCGGCCCAGGACACGGCCAAGAGCAAGGGCGGCAAGGGCCCGGAGATCAAGGCCGGCGACAACGTCCTGCCCGGTGGCTTCGGTCAGCAGGCCGAGTCCGCGGACCTGACGAACGTCGAGCAGACGGCGTGGGCGACCACGGCGGGCACCTTCAAGCTCAGCGGCCTGAAGATGCGTCTCGGCACCAGCTCCACCATGGAGTGCTTCTGA
- a CDS encoding DUF6114 domain-containing protein, protein MSAETPVQSAGTFTRLRLRFRAWRGRRPFWAGLFTLLGGLPIAYFPYATLKLGTMSIAMATTAGAGSLIIGVLLFTLGLTMWFQQATRIFAGVAAIVLALVSLVVSNIGGFILGFLFALIGGALAVSWAPGAPPRPQPVDENGTQGGAPHGADPDTAILRPVTDEPAPYEAKEPGRDGSSDRTPESAWAGGEDANGGYRVG, encoded by the coding sequence ATGAGTGCCGAGACTCCGGTCCAGAGCGCCGGGACCTTCACCCGGTTGCGCCTGCGATTCCGTGCCTGGCGAGGCCGCCGCCCGTTCTGGGCGGGTCTGTTCACGCTGCTCGGCGGTCTGCCGATCGCCTACTTCCCGTACGCCACGCTCAAGTTGGGCACCATGTCCATCGCCATGGCGACCACCGCGGGAGCGGGCTCCCTCATCATCGGCGTACTGCTGTTCACGCTGGGCCTGACCATGTGGTTCCAGCAGGCCACACGGATCTTCGCCGGTGTCGCCGCGATCGTCCTAGCCCTGGTGTCCCTGGTGGTCTCCAACATCGGCGGCTTCATCCTGGGCTTCCTGTTCGCCCTGATCGGCGGCGCGCTCGCGGTCTCCTGGGCGCCGGGAGCGCCGCCCCGGCCGCAGCCGGTGGACGAGAACGGGACTCAGGGCGGTGCGCCCCACGGCGCCGACCCCGACACCGCGATCCTGCGGCCGGTGACGGACGAGCCCGCGCCGTACGAGGCGAAGGAGCCCGGGCGTGACGGATCGTCGGACCGGACGCCCGAGAGTGCCTGGGCCGGCGGCGAGGACGCGAACGGGGGGTACCGTGTCGGCTGA
- a CDS encoding VCBS repeat-containing protein has translation MKRISFSRPLRRAAALALAGAVTTVVALTAAHDEPPEPRPGQAAATDGAPLLQQAAADGTGLLPLLARGKDGRLWDYEAKGTGGWKARADLGTGYSVATALAQANISDSGRGNDLYFRIGGTLYYTAERGNDTKVLGTGWDQYNLIVSVGNMAGSAQPDLVARGTDGQLWLYQGKADGTLATRIRMKDSTGWNGMSVIAGRGDYTGDGIADLVTRNSAGSLLVYPGTGKATADAVLGTSVTAATTGWKDYTAVVSTGDNSGDGKADLMAVDAAGALWLYKGTGTASAPFGARTQIGTSGWTQYNLLF, from the coding sequence TTGAAACGAATCTCCTTCAGCCGCCCGCTGCGCCGGGCGGCCGCTCTCGCTCTCGCGGGAGCCGTGACCACCGTGGTCGCGCTCACCGCGGCGCACGACGAGCCGCCCGAGCCGCGTCCCGGGCAGGCGGCCGCCACCGACGGCGCCCCTCTCCTCCAGCAGGCCGCAGCCGACGGCACCGGCCTCCTCCCGCTCCTCGCCCGCGGCAAGGACGGCCGCCTCTGGGACTACGAGGCCAAGGGCACCGGCGGCTGGAAGGCCCGCGCGGACCTCGGCACCGGCTACTCCGTGGCCACCGCGCTCGCACAGGCCAACATCTCCGACAGCGGCCGGGGCAACGACCTCTACTTCAGGATCGGCGGAACCCTCTACTACACCGCCGAACGCGGCAACGACACCAAGGTGCTGGGCACCGGCTGGGACCAGTACAACCTCATCGTCTCCGTCGGCAACATGGCCGGCAGCGCCCAGCCCGACCTGGTCGCCCGCGGCACCGACGGTCAGTTGTGGCTCTACCAGGGCAAGGCCGACGGCACCCTCGCCACCCGCATCCGGATGAAGGACTCCACCGGCTGGAACGGCATGAGCGTCATCGCCGGGCGCGGTGACTACACCGGCGACGGCATCGCCGACCTCGTCACCCGCAACAGCGCCGGCAGCCTGCTCGTCTACCCCGGCACCGGCAAGGCCACGGCCGACGCGGTCCTCGGCACCAGCGTCACCGCCGCCACCACCGGCTGGAAGGACTACACCGCGGTCGTGTCGACCGGCGACAACAGCGGCGACGGCAAGGCGGACCTGATGGCCGTCGACGCGGCCGGCGCCCTGTGGCTCTACAAGGGCACCGGCACCGCGAGCGCCCCCTTCGGCGCCCGCACGCAGATCGGCACCAGCGGCTGGACCCAGTACAACCTGCTGTTCTGA